One segment of Agromyces albus DNA contains the following:
- a CDS encoding MIP/aquaporin family protein, with product MDSLGVLFLSELIGTAMLVLLGCGVVANVALVKNKGFGGGFLMVTFGWGLAVFAGVTVALASGAHINPAVTLGLVANGATEFGNPAFGTVPVEFLSVIAYIGAQLIGAIIGAVACWLAYKQHFDEEPQPAAKLGVFSTGPAIRSYGWNLATEIIGTFVLVFVVIGFGRQGDASGLAALGALPVALLVVGIGASLGGPTGYAINPARDLGPRIAHAILPIQGKGSSDWSYSWVPVVGPIIGGLIAGWAAIPLLPLIG from the coding sequence GTGGACAGTCTCGGAGTGTTGTTCCTCAGCGAGCTCATCGGCACCGCGATGCTCGTGCTTCTCGGTTGTGGTGTGGTCGCGAACGTGGCGCTCGTCAAGAACAAGGGCTTCGGCGGCGGATTCCTGATGGTGACCTTCGGCTGGGGCCTCGCGGTCTTCGCCGGTGTCACCGTCGCATTGGCTTCCGGCGCCCACATCAACCCCGCGGTCACGCTCGGACTGGTGGCCAACGGCGCTACCGAGTTCGGCAATCCCGCTTTCGGCACCGTCCCGGTCGAGTTCCTGTCGGTGATCGCCTACATCGGGGCGCAGCTCATCGGTGCGATCATCGGTGCCGTCGCCTGCTGGCTCGCGTACAAGCAGCACTTCGACGAGGAACCACAGCCGGCCGCGAAGCTGGGCGTGTTCTCGACCGGTCCGGCCATCCGCTCGTACGGGTGGAACCTCGCCACCGAGATCATCGGCACGTTCGTGCTCGTGTTCGTGGTGATCGGCTTCGGGCGCCAAGGTGACGCCTCCGGCCTCGCCGCGCTCGGCGCGCTGCCGGTGGCGCTTCTCGTCGTCGGCATCGGCGCCTCCCTCGGTGGCCCGACGGGCTACGCCATCAACCCGGCACGTGACCTCGGACCCCGCATCGCGCACGCGATCCTCCCCATCCAGGGCAAAGGAAGTAGCGACTGGTCGTACTCGTGGGTGCCGGTGGTCGGACCGATCATCGGCGGACTCATCGCCGGCTGGGCGGCGATTCCCCTGCTCCCCCTTATCGGCTGA
- the dhaM gene encoding dihydroxyacetone kinase phosphoryl donor subunit DhaM encodes MATAGKVGVVFVSHSQQIAAGLVDLARQMAPTATLAAAGGTDDGRIGTSFDLVSSAITDADAGEGVAVLCDLGSAILTAETALDFLDDEVRERVRIVDAPLVEGGVAAAVSAESGDGLDAVVAAAESARGGAEPVGAAAEATVGTDAATTGGSAASGSVYSRSITLVNADGLHARPAAELVKLASGFKQKITVNGTDAKSLLGIMSLGLTKGAAVEIASADPDGREAVDAIAELAESGFGEA; translated from the coding sequence GTGGCGACGGCCGGGAAGGTCGGCGTCGTCTTCGTGTCGCACTCCCAGCAGATCGCCGCAGGCCTCGTCGATCTCGCTCGCCAGATGGCGCCGACGGCGACGCTCGCCGCTGCAGGCGGCACGGACGACGGCCGGATCGGCACGAGCTTCGACCTCGTGTCGTCGGCGATCACCGACGCCGATGCCGGCGAGGGCGTGGCCGTGCTCTGCGACCTCGGCTCCGCGATCCTCACGGCCGAGACCGCCCTCGACTTCCTCGACGACGAAGTGCGGGAACGGGTTCGCATCGTCGACGCCCCACTCGTCGAAGGCGGCGTCGCTGCCGCGGTGTCTGCGGAGTCGGGCGATGGGCTCGATGCGGTCGTGGCAGCGGCGGAATCCGCACGTGGGGGAGCAGAGCCGGTCGGCGCGGCGGCCGAGGCCACGGTCGGCACGGATGCCGCGACCACCGGCGGCTCAGCGGCATCCGGCTCCGTCTACTCCCGCTCGATTACACTCGTGAACGCCGACGGCCTGCACGCGCGTCCCGCTGCGGAGCTCGTGAAGCTCGCGAGCGGATTCAAGCAGAAGATCACCGTGAACGGCACGGATGCGAAGAGCCTGCTCGGCATCATGTCGCTCGGCTTGACGAAGGGAGCTGCCGTCGAGATCGCGAGTGCCGATCCCGACGGACGCGAAGCGGTCGACGCCATCGCCGAACTCGCCGAGTCCGGCTTCGGCGAGGCGTGA
- the dhaL gene encoding dihydroxyacetone kinase subunit DhaL produces MGLDITWAVDWVRRSAQVVSDHRIELITLDREIGDGDHGENMDRGFQAVLPKLDDLHAGSTPGDVLKLVATTLISTVGGAAGPLYGTAYLKAAVAAGDSVSLDGEAIAGILTAARDGIVLRGKAEPGDKTMVDAWTPAVDAATAAAADGADAVGALEAAASAAWKGAAATEPLVARKGRASYLGERSAGHRDPGAESSALLLQAAADAAAASAGA; encoded by the coding sequence GTGGGATTGGATATCACCTGGGCGGTGGACTGGGTCAGGCGGAGCGCGCAGGTCGTATCGGACCACCGAATCGAGCTGATCACGTTGGATCGCGAGATCGGCGACGGAGACCACGGCGAGAACATGGATCGCGGCTTCCAGGCAGTGCTCCCGAAACTCGACGACCTGCATGCCGGATCCACCCCCGGCGACGTGCTGAAGCTCGTCGCGACGACGCTCATCTCGACCGTCGGCGGTGCGGCAGGGCCGCTCTACGGCACCGCGTACCTGAAGGCCGCGGTCGCTGCAGGCGATTCGGTCTCGCTCGACGGCGAGGCGATCGCGGGCATCCTCACGGCGGCTCGCGACGGAATCGTCTTGCGAGGCAAGGCCGAACCCGGCGACAAGACGATGGTCGACGCGTGGACGCCCGCCGTCGACGCCGCCACGGCCGCTGCCGCGGACGGAGCGGATGCCGTCGGCGCCCTCGAGGCCGCGGCGAGTGCCGCGTGGAAGGGCGCCGCGGCGACGGAACCGCTCGTTGCGCGCAAGGGGCGCGCGAGCTACCTCGGCGAGCGCTCCGCCGGACATCGCGACCCGGGCGCCGAATCGAGCGCCCTCCTCCTGCAGGCGGCGGCCGACGCAGCGGCGGCGTCGGCAGGTGCCTGA
- a CDS encoding SDR family NAD(P)-dependent oxidoreductase yields the protein METDASSRPVTIITGASRGIGAAIAERLAADGHDLVLTFRDRVADADEVARLCEASGARVFFLQVDLADLDVAATVVPTAIDEFGTITGLVNNAGITGRIGGFLDASIEESELLFRVNVLAPIVLTRAAIAHMATDRGGAGGSIVNISSGAATTGSPNTYIPYSMSKAALNALTTGTAKEFGPVGVRVNTVSPGTTRTEIHAAAGRPNAPEERAPRIPMRRPGEPHEIAGAVAYLFSPDASYTSGADIRVAGGN from the coding sequence ATGGAAACGGATGCCTCGTCACGGCCGGTCACGATCATCACGGGAGCGAGCCGCGGCATCGGTGCGGCGATCGCCGAACGACTGGCCGCCGACGGACACGACCTCGTACTGACGTTTCGGGACAGGGTGGCGGATGCCGATGAGGTGGCACGCCTGTGCGAGGCATCCGGTGCCCGTGTGTTCTTCCTGCAGGTCGACCTCGCCGACCTCGACGTGGCCGCGACGGTCGTGCCGACGGCGATCGACGAGTTCGGGACGATCACTGGTCTCGTGAACAACGCCGGGATCACGGGTCGGATCGGCGGATTCCTCGACGCATCCATCGAGGAGTCCGAGCTCCTGTTCCGCGTGAACGTGCTCGCGCCGATCGTGCTCACGCGCGCTGCGATCGCGCACATGGCGACGGATCGCGGCGGCGCCGGCGGCTCGATCGTGAACATCTCCTCGGGCGCAGCGACGACGGGTTCGCCGAACACCTACATCCCCTACTCGATGAGCAAGGCCGCGCTCAACGCGCTCACGACGGGCACGGCGAAGGAGTTCGGCCCGGTCGGGGTGCGGGTCAACACCGTGTCGCCCGGCACCACTCGCACCGAGATCCATGCGGCCGCGGGTCGCCCGAACGCGCCCGAGGAACGCGCGCCGCGCATTCCGATGCGCCGGCCGGGCGAGCCCCACGAGATCGCGGGAGCCGTCGCGTACCTCTTCTCTCCCGACGCGTCCTACACGTCGGGCGCCGACATCCGCGTGGCAGGCGGCAACTAG
- the dhaK gene encoding dihydroxyacetone kinase subunit DhaK yields the protein MKKIINDPKRVVDESVAGFGAAHADLVRVEMDPIHIVRADAPIAGKVGIVSGGGSGHEPLHAGFVGFGMLDAAVPGAVFTSPTPDPILAATKAVDGGAGVLHIVKNYTGDVLNFETAADLASAEGIDVRSVVTDDDVAVKDSLYTAGRRGVGGTVLVEKIAGAAAERGDSLAEVAEVAERVNANARSMGLALTPCIVPHAGEESFTLAEDEIEIGIGIHGEPGRERIKLEPADGLVDRLLAPILEDLSFESGDRVLLFVNGMGGSPLVELYIAYRRAAEVLGERGIEIARSLVGNYITSLEMQGMSITLLRLDDEMVELWDAPVQTAALRWGR from the coding sequence GTGAAGAAGATCATCAACGATCCGAAACGTGTCGTCGACGAATCCGTCGCAGGTTTCGGTGCAGCCCACGCCGATCTCGTGCGGGTCGAGATGGATCCGATCCACATCGTGCGCGCCGACGCGCCCATCGCCGGCAAGGTCGGCATCGTCAGCGGCGGGGGCAGCGGTCACGAGCCGCTCCACGCGGGCTTCGTCGGCTTCGGGATGCTGGATGCCGCCGTGCCCGGCGCCGTCTTCACGTCGCCCACGCCCGATCCGATCCTCGCGGCCACGAAGGCCGTCGACGGCGGCGCAGGGGTGCTGCACATCGTCAAGAACTACACGGGCGACGTCTTGAACTTCGAGACCGCCGCCGACCTGGCATCCGCCGAAGGCATCGACGTGCGCTCCGTGGTGACCGACGACGATGTCGCCGTGAAGGATTCGCTGTACACCGCCGGACGACGCGGCGTGGGCGGCACCGTGCTGGTCGAGAAGATCGCAGGTGCAGCTGCCGAACGCGGCGATTCGCTCGCCGAGGTCGCCGAGGTCGCCGAGCGCGTCAACGCCAACGCGCGGTCGATGGGCCTCGCGCTCACCCCGTGCATCGTCCCGCACGCCGGGGAGGAGAGCTTCACGCTCGCCGAAGACGAGATCGAGATCGGCATCGGCATCCACGGCGAACCGGGCCGCGAGCGGATCAAACTCGAACCTGCCGACGGGCTCGTCGACCGCTTGCTTGCACCGATCCTCGAAGACCTCTCATTCGAGTCCGGCGACCGCGTGCTGCTCTTCGTCAACGGCATGGGCGGTTCACCGCTCGTCGAGCTCTACATCGCCTATCGTCGAGCTGCCGAGGTGCTCGGCGAACGCGGCATCGAGATCGCCCGCTCACTCGTCGGGAACTACATCACATCGCTCGAGATGCAGGGCATGTCGATCACGTTGCTGAGACTCGACGACGAGATGGTCGAATTGTGGGATGCACCGGTGCAGACTGCTGCACTCCGGTGGGGACGATAG